A stretch of DNA from Lycium ferocissimum isolate CSIRO_LF1 chromosome 4, AGI_CSIRO_Lferr_CH_V1, whole genome shotgun sequence:
GAGAAGactagaaagagaaagaaaaagagacaaTGTAACTTTTTCATGTTAGGAATCTACTAAATGGGATTACTCTCATGCTTGCTTAGGTGGCAATGCTGATTATGCTATGGATCTTCACCAGAAAGAACAACTTCATGATAATACTATTTCTATGATGCAGCAGCAGCACTTCTCTGTAAACACAAATTTCTGAAATACTGGATTCTTTTTTTAATGTTGTGATTAATAGTGAATGCTTTAACCTCATGACTCTGCCACCTATCTCTCATTATTTAATGCACAGATGGGCAGATCTGGTGGTTTTAACTTGGGAGGAACATACTCATCGCTTCGCTCacaacagcagcagcagcaacatGCCTCATCGGGGAGTAATAGTGGTCTCTCTTTTTCAAATGTAAACAACCAGGATCCACTACATTTACATGGTTCAGATGTCTTCCCGTCATCACACTCCAGTTATCACCAACAGGTGCATTACCTTTATacattttgtttttgcttttactCGTTTTGTTTTTATCTGTTTGTCTTCTCTTTATATTTGGGGGTGGTGTGGTGTGGGGTTATGGAGGTGAAGTATGGATCACATTCACTCCACATAAAGAGATGATTGAGGCCCTCCTTTGCAGTCGATTTTCTAATAAAATTTTGAAGACTTGTTTCCCCTTCCTCTGTTTCTATTTgaggttttttttgtttttttgttttacttatTCTTGTTTTGGTGGGGTTGGGGGTAGAGTTGAGATTGGTATACCTTTGTTTCTGAGTACTTGTGGACATTGGCTGATTCCAAAGACAGAAATTTGGTTTTACCAGAAGAGCCATTTGCTTTTAAGCATTACTAAGTTTTGTTATGACATGGAAAGCTAAGAGTTTTTGTTAGTATTATGGTGAAGAAGCTTTTCTCATGCATAATTTGTAGCGGCTACAAGGGCCATGTTCATACAGCTTTAGGTGATACTTTACTCGCTTTTTGCTCCTTTTGATTCAGTCTGGTGGATCACCTGGTATCGGCTTACGGCCTCTTAATTCTCCAAGTACTGTTTCTGGTATTGGCTCATATGATCAGCTTATCCAGCAGTATCAGCAACATCAGAATCAATCCCAATTTCGGCTGCAGCAAATGTCCGCTTCAGGTCCGCCATACAGGGATCAGGGCATGAAATCCATGCAGGCTCAAGGTGCTCCTGACCCTTTTGGTATGCTTGGTTTGTTAAGTGTAATAAGAATGAGCGATCCGGATCTGACCTCTCTTGCACTTGGAATCGATCTAACAACTCTTGGATTGAACTTGAACTCTGCCGAAAATTTGCACAAGATGTTTGGTTCCCCGTGGTCTGATGAGCCTGCCAAGGGTGATCCAGAATTTACTGTACCTCAATGTTATTATGCCAAGCATCCACCTCCTCTGAATGTGAGTGACCTCTATATTCTTGTTTATCTTCAtcttttttaccttttcttttaaatcTAGTGATGCGTTTTGTATTGGCTGCAGCAAGCATACTTTTCCAAGTTTCAGTTAGACACCTTGTTTTACATTTTCTACAGGCAAGTCTCGCTCTGATAAGCAATTCCAGTGGTCTTGGCCAGAAAATTTGAATCTAGAAATAACTCAATCTGTTGTTCTTTGCAGCATGCCAAAGGATGAAGCGCAATTATATGCTGCTAATGAATTGtatgtcctttcttttgtacAAAAAAATGGTTTTACAGGGAACTCGTTCATTCTACTGTAGTACCTGATAGCATTTAGCTTTTGATTGCTTCTTGGGATACCGCATACTACATAATTAACCTATTTGGCTTGCATTTATTCTTAGTTGTATCTATTTGATAACATTTTCGCATCATTTCATACAGGTATAACCGGGGCTGGTTTTACCACAGAGAACATCGGTTGTGGTTTATGAGGGTTGCCAACATGGAGCCTCTTGTCAAGACCAATGCCTATGAGAGAGGATCTTATATTTGTTTTGATCCAAACACATGGGAGACAATCCGCAAGGTATGGATtgcattttacatttttttagtttatgttAATTGTAGGAATTGAGGTTCTAGTCTTCTGATTTCTCTGCAAATCCAATGCAGGATAATTTCGTACTCCACtacgaaatgttggaaaaaagaCCTGTTCTACCTCAGCACTGACGATTATATTCAGCTTACAGTTGTACATTTTTCACATAATCCCATTTTCTAGGATCCAGCTAGTTCTTACCTGTAGTTTTCAGCTCAATTGGGCTTTTTGGCAGCCGGCCATTGTTGCTGTAATGTTTTCTCAGTTGTTGATTTACCCCTTGTATTTTTAGATGCTGCAAGTCAAAACGAAAAAGATTATCAGTACAGTTCTCTCATTTTTCCTGTCAGCTAAACT
This window harbors:
- the LOC132052818 gene encoding probable NOT transcription complex subunit VIP2, which encodes MSGLLNSSLNGSASNLPDNTGRSFPSSFSPQSGAASPLYHHSGSIQGLHNIHGSFNVPSMPGTLGSRNTAINNAPSSGVQQSGNSLSGGRFASNNIPVALSQISQGSSLGHSGMSSRGGMSVVGNLGYNNNTNGVGGSIPGILPTSAAIGNRSSVQGLGMSPILGNAGPRMSNSVGNIVGGGNIGRSINSGAGLSMPGLASRLNLSANTGSGNLNVQGSNRLMGGVLQQASPQVMSMLGNSYPTAGGPLSQNHVQAVGNLSSMGMLNDVNSNDGSPFDINDFPQLSSRPSSAGGPQGQLGSLRKQIAQQNQEFSIQNEDFPALPGFKGGNADYAMDLHQKEQLHDNTISMMQQQHFSMGRSGGFNLGGTYSSLRSQQQQQQHASSGSNSGLSFSNVNNQDPLHLHGSDVFPSSHSSYHQQSGGSPGIGLRPLNSPSTVSGIGSYDQLIQQYQQHQNQSQFRLQQMSASGPPYRDQGMKSMQAQGAPDPFGMLGLLSVIRMSDPDLTSLALGIDLTTLGLNLNSAENLHKMFGSPWSDEPAKGDPEFTVPQCYYAKHPPPLNQAYFSKFQLDTLFYIFYSMPKDEAQLYAANELYNRGWFYHREHRLWFMRVANMEPLVKTNAYERGSYICFDPNTWETIRKDNFVLHYEMLEKRPVLPQH